One part of the Nostoc sp. PCC 7120 = FACHB-418 genome encodes these proteins:
- the corA gene encoding magnesium/cobalt transporter CorA has translation MIRKLRRLAKAVNKPYKDEFYHYPGTIPGTIIIDADAPPPEIDLIDYSQTDFTHQRVATPEECLPYLDTSSVTWVDVQGLGNQDILERVGQVFELPPLVLEDVVNVSERPKTEDYDDQLLFIARMVVPKERESGFYSEQVSLILGKHYLLSIQEEPEHDCFAGVRMRIEKGKGTIRRQGADYLAYALLDAIIDGFFPVLERYGEALEDLEEEVIVSPSRQTLQKIYHVRRELLQLRRAIWPQRDAINALIRDRSQLISPEVQIYLRDCYDHAVQVMDMVETYRELASGLMDVYLSAVSNKMNEVMKLLTVVSSIFIPLTFVAGIYGMNFNTEKSPYNMPELNWYWGYPLCLGVMGAIAFALLFLFWKRGWLENSSMIERD, from the coding sequence ATGATTAGAAAACTTCGTCGTCTTGCCAAAGCAGTCAATAAACCATATAAAGATGAGTTCTATCATTACCCTGGAACCATCCCCGGAACTATCATTATTGATGCAGATGCGCCGCCACCGGAAATCGACTTAATTGACTATAGCCAAACTGATTTTACTCATCAACGAGTTGCCACACCGGAAGAATGCCTACCCTATTTGGATACCAGTTCTGTGACTTGGGTAGATGTCCAGGGTTTGGGTAATCAGGACATCTTAGAGCGAGTGGGGCAAGTTTTTGAGTTACCGCCTCTGGTTTTAGAAGATGTGGTGAATGTATCGGAACGCCCCAAAACGGAGGATTACGACGACCAATTATTATTTATTGCCCGGATGGTTGTACCCAAGGAAAGGGAATCAGGGTTTTATAGTGAGCAAGTCAGTCTAATTTTAGGTAAGCACTACCTGTTAAGTATTCAGGAAGAACCAGAGCATGATTGCTTTGCAGGCGTGAGGATGCGAATTGAAAAAGGTAAAGGAACTATCCGCCGCCAAGGTGCTGATTATTTAGCTTATGCTTTGCTCGATGCGATTATTGATGGTTTTTTCCCAGTTTTGGAACGTTATGGGGAAGCACTTGAGGATTTAGAGGAAGAAGTAATCGTTAGTCCTAGTCGCCAAACACTGCAAAAAATTTATCACGTGAGGCGCGAATTACTGCAACTGCGTCGGGCTATTTGGCCGCAACGAGATGCGATTAATGCTTTAATACGCGATCGCAGTCAACTCATTAGCCCGGAGGTGCAAATCTATCTCCGCGATTGTTATGACCATGCGGTGCAAGTCATGGATATGGTGGAAACCTACCGCGAGTTAGCCTCTGGATTGATGGATGTATACTTGTCAGCAGTCAGTAACAAAATGAATGAAGTTATGAAACTACTGACAGTGGTTTCATCAATCTTTATTCCCCTAACTTTTGTTGCAGGTATATATGGAATGAATTTCAATACGGAAAAATCGCCATACAATATGCCTGAGTTGAACTGGTATTGGGGTTACCCCCTGTGCTTAGGAGTTATGGGAGCGATCGCTTTTGCATTACTATTTTTATTTTGGAAACGAGGTTGGCTAGAAAATTCTTCTATGATTGAGCGTGATTAA
- the glyS gene encoding glycine--tRNA ligase subunit beta yields MPGFLLEVGTEELPASFLGGAIAQWRSRIPQSLAANSLTSESVEVYGTPRRLAVLITGLPSQQPDREEEIKGPPAQAAFKDGQPTPAAVGFAKKQGVELEALEVRPTDKGEFVFIQKKTPGRPVADILTELVPQWIYSLEGKRLMRWGDGDVRFSRPIRWLVALLDEAILPLELVNGSLTVKSDRISYGHRVLHPAPITIQKAGDYVNTLRDGYVTVNAKERTTTIKEQVAATVQKLGGYTEIYPDLLEEVTNLVEWPSPVVGKFEEEFLNLPTEVTTTVMVSHQRYFPVFKTGDHKELLPYFITVSNGDPTKSEVIAVGNERVIRARLADGQFFYKTDLSKSLESYLPQLETVTFQEDLGSLRGKVERIVKVAAQISSQLQLGEGDRQNNQRAALLCKADLVTQMVFEFPELQGIMGQKYAVASGESPEVSTAIVEHYLPRGADDILPQTLTGQVVGLADRLDTLVSIFGLGLIPTGSSDPFALRRAANAVVNITWAANLQINLASLLAQTVAEFAAQYNKDQAPLITALNEFFLQRIRTLLQEEKQIDYDLVNAVLGENDPEYTERALQDLLDVRDRALYLQQIRRDGTLDKIYETVNRSTRLAAQGDLDTQQLDPTSVVRPELFQKPSESDFYDALVKLVPQTQAAQESRNYQLLVAGLVEIAPTVSNFFDGADSVLVIDPDPEIKRNRLNILGLLRNHARVLADFGAIVKNL; encoded by the coding sequence ATGCCTGGGTTTTTATTGGAAGTTGGAACAGAAGAATTACCTGCAAGCTTTCTCGGTGGTGCGATCGCTCAGTGGCGATCGCGGATTCCCCAGAGTTTAGCAGCTAATAGCCTCACCAGTGAATCTGTAGAGGTCTACGGGACTCCCCGGCGTTTGGCAGTACTCATCACAGGTTTACCATCCCAACAGCCAGATCGGGAAGAGGAAATCAAAGGCCCACCCGCCCAAGCAGCTTTTAAAGATGGTCAACCAACTCCAGCCGCCGTAGGTTTTGCTAAAAAGCAAGGGGTAGAACTAGAGGCGTTAGAGGTACGCCCCACGGATAAGGGGGAATTTGTCTTTATTCAGAAAAAAACACCCGGTCGTCCTGTGGCAGACATTCTAACCGAACTTGTCCCTCAATGGATTTATAGCCTAGAAGGTAAGCGGTTGATGCGTTGGGGTGATGGGGATGTGAGATTTTCCCGTCCCATTCGCTGGTTAGTTGCTTTATTAGATGAGGCGATTTTGCCCCTGGAATTGGTGAATGGTTCCTTGACGGTGAAGAGCGATCGCATTTCTTACGGTCATCGGGTTTTACATCCCGCACCAATTACAATTCAGAAAGCGGGTGATTACGTCAATACGCTGCGTGATGGTTATGTGACTGTAAATGCTAAGGAACGGACGACGACAATTAAAGAGCAAGTAGCCGCTACGGTGCAAAAATTAGGCGGTTATACAGAAATTTACCCAGATTTATTAGAGGAAGTTACTAACTTAGTAGAATGGCCTTCCCCAGTGGTTGGTAAATTTGAAGAAGAATTTTTAAACTTACCGACGGAAGTGACGACAACAGTCATGGTGAGTCACCAACGTTATTTTCCTGTATTCAAGACTGGGGATCATAAAGAACTTTTACCTTATTTCATCACCGTTTCTAACGGCGACCCCACTAAATCAGAAGTGATTGCGGTTGGTAATGAAAGAGTGATTCGGGCAAGATTAGCAGATGGTCAGTTTTTCTATAAAACAGATTTATCCAAGAGTTTAGAAAGTTATTTACCCCAATTAGAAACAGTCACTTTTCAAGAAGACCTTGGTTCTTTACGTGGCAAGGTAGAGAGAATTGTTAAGGTTGCTGCACAGATTAGTAGCCAACTGCAATTAGGGGAAGGCGATCGCCAAAACAACCAAAGAGCCGCTTTATTATGTAAAGCTGATTTAGTCACCCAAATGGTGTTTGAATTCCCAGAACTACAGGGAATTATGGGACAAAAGTATGCTGTAGCTAGTGGAGAAAGTCCAGAAGTATCCACGGCAATTGTTGAACATTATTTACCACGGGGAGCCGATGACATCTTACCCCAAACCCTCACAGGTCAAGTTGTGGGTTTGGCAGATAGACTCGATACCTTAGTGAGTATCTTTGGCTTGGGGTTAATTCCCACAGGTTCATCTGACCCCTTTGCTTTGCGCCGCGCCGCTAACGCTGTAGTTAACATTACTTGGGCTGCTAATTTACAAATCAACTTAGCTAGTTTACTGGCACAAACAGTAGCCGAATTTGCTGCCCAATACAATAAAGACCAAGCGCCATTAATTACAGCCTTAAATGAATTCTTTTTGCAACGTATTCGCACCTTATTACAAGAAGAGAAACAAATTGACTACGACTTAGTAAATGCAGTATTGGGAGAGAATGACCCAGAATATACAGAACGGGCATTACAGGATTTACTAGATGTGCGCGATCGCGCCCTCTATCTACAACAAATCCGCCGCGACGGTACACTAGATAAAATCTACGAAACCGTGAACCGTTCCACACGCCTAGCAGCCCAAGGTGATTTAGATACCCAACAGCTAGACCCCACATCTGTAGTGCGTCCTGAATTGTTCCAAAAGCCTTCCGAATCAGATTTTTATGATGCTTTGGTTAAACTAGTACCCCAAACGCAAGCAGCACAAGAGTCACGCAACTATCAATTGTTAGTAGCGGGGTTGGTGGAGATTGCGCCTACGGTGAGTAACTTCTTTGATGGAGCAGATAGCGTTTTAGTGATTGACCCCGACCCAGAAATCAAGCGCAATCGCCTAAATATCCTGGGATTATTGCGGAATCATGCCCGTGTGTTAGCTGACTTTGGGGCGATCGTGAAAAATCTGTAG
- the murD gene encoding UDP-N-acetylmuramoyl-L-alanine--D-glutamate ligase: MSKAHVVGLGKSGVAAARLLKREGWEVVLSDSNTSDTLLKQQQELAKEQITVELGYSLDFAGALPDLIIVSPGVPWDIPDLVKARDLGIETIGEMELAWRHLKSLPWVGITGTNGKTTTTALIAAIFQAAGFDAPACGNIGYAACEVALAEIPPDWIIGEMSSYQIESSVTLAPHISIWTTFTPDHLARHKTLENYYDIKAKLLRQSHLQVFNGDDAYLSKIGASHWPDAYWTSVQGKESLLGEKGFYIEDGWVVEQLPNSPPQRIVEASALRMVGAHNLQNLLMAVAAARLADISPNAIDKAVREFPGVAHRLEHICTWEGIDFINDSKATNYDAAEVGLASVKSPVVLIAGGEAKPGDDTAWLAKIQAQTSAVLLIGSAAPAFAQRLKEVGYTHYEIVETMEKAVRRSLELAKHHQAPVVLLSPACASFDQYPNFEARGDHFRELCLELVGEKETNSNHH; the protein is encoded by the coding sequence ATGTCCAAAGCCCATGTAGTTGGATTAGGAAAGTCCGGTGTTGCTGCGGCGAGATTGTTGAAACGGGAAGGTTGGGAGGTAGTTCTGAGCGACAGTAACACCTCCGATACCCTCCTCAAACAGCAACAAGAACTCGCTAAAGAACAAATCACAGTTGAATTAGGGTATTCATTAGATTTTGCTGGTGCTTTACCTGATTTGATTATTGTGAGTCCCGGCGTTCCTTGGGACATTCCCGACTTAGTCAAAGCGCGAGATTTGGGCATAGAAACTATTGGCGAAATGGAACTCGCTTGGCGACATTTAAAGTCTTTGCCTTGGGTAGGAATTACCGGCACTAACGGCAAAACCACCACCACAGCCTTAATTGCCGCTATCTTTCAAGCAGCCGGATTCGATGCCCCCGCTTGCGGTAACATTGGCTATGCGGCTTGTGAAGTGGCTCTAGCAGAAATACCCCCCGATTGGATAATTGGGGAAATGAGCAGCTATCAAATAGAATCGTCCGTCACCCTAGCCCCTCATATTAGTATCTGGACAACCTTCACCCCAGATCACCTAGCCCGTCACAAGACTTTAGAAAACTATTACGACATTAAAGCCAAGTTATTACGTCAATCCCATTTACAAGTGTTCAATGGTGATGATGCCTACTTATCTAAGATAGGTGCAAGTCATTGGCCGGATGCCTATTGGACAAGTGTGCAAGGGAAAGAATCCCTACTTGGTGAAAAAGGCTTTTATATTGAAGATGGCTGGGTGGTAGAACAATTGCCAAACTCCCCACCCCAAAGAATTGTCGAAGCCTCAGCTCTACGCATGGTAGGGGCGCACAACCTGCAAAATCTCCTCATGGCAGTAGCCGCAGCCCGTTTAGCAGATATTTCCCCCAATGCCATTGACAAGGCGGTGCGAGAATTTCCAGGGGTTGCTCATCGCTTAGAACACATCTGCACTTGGGAAGGCATCGACTTTATCAACGACAGCAAAGCCACAAACTACGATGCGGCGGAAGTAGGACTAGCATCGGTGAAAAGCCCAGTGGTTTTAATAGCTGGCGGTGAAGCCAAACCAGGGGATGATACAGCTTGGTTGGCGAAAATCCAAGCGCAAACATCAGCCGTGTTACTTATTGGTAGTGCTGCACCAGCATTCGCCCAACGCCTAAAAGAAGTTGGGTATACCCATTATGAAATCGTGGAGACGATGGAAAAAGCGGTAAGGCGATCGCTAGAATTAGCTAAACACCATCAAGCCCCCGTAGTCTTGTTATCCCCAGCCTGCGCCAGCTTCGACCAATACCCCAATTTTGAAGCACGGGGCGATCATTTTCGGGAGTTGTGTCTGGAATTGGTAGGGGAAAAAGAAACAAATTCAAATCATCATTAA
- a CDS encoding DUF3611 family protein, giving the protein MEAESEMRSSPTVGGAPTLYGIANTIRLTGWITLWVQLGLAVVAGLALLFASTGRGFAEQPNAGLGIGIFWAVCGVIALLFSVYWDFRYTRIGKHLANPNPALHPSKADTTQAIRLGIIVSLVGILLTLIGAGATLGVLIAKSISQPPGVAITDPNKIIRALDVFVMVGNINGIAAHFVGAIASIWLLERVHQH; this is encoded by the coding sequence ATGGAAGCGGAATCAGAAATGCGCTCGTCACCTACTGTAGGGGGAGCGCCTACCCTCTACGGAATTGCCAATACAATTCGTCTCACAGGCTGGATTACTCTTTGGGTACAACTGGGACTGGCTGTGGTTGCTGGTTTAGCTTTACTTTTCGCCTCCACTGGCCGCGGCTTTGCAGAGCAACCAAACGCAGGACTGGGAATTGGCATATTTTGGGCTGTCTGCGGTGTTATAGCTTTATTGTTTAGTGTGTATTGGGATTTTCGTTACACCCGCATCGGTAAGCATTTAGCAAATCCCAATCCGGCTTTACACCCCAGCAAGGCAGATACAACTCAAGCGATTCGGTTAGGAATAATAGTAAGTTTAGTGGGAATACTACTAACCCTCATAGGTGCTGGTGCAACCTTGGGTGTACTCATTGCAAAATCTATTTCCCAACCACCAGGGGTAGCCATTACTGACCCCAACAAAATTATCAGGGCGCTGGATGTGTTTGTGATGGTAGGGAATATCAATGGTATTGCGGCCCATTTTGTGGGGGCGATCGCTTCAATTTGGCTACTGGAGAGAGTACATCAGCATTAA
- a CDS encoding TspO/MBR family protein encodes MIKSWMVIGGVAILVALAANLIAPSDRKWFNRLQRPRWLTFEAAIPVIWTVIFICGAWSAYIVWEKNPGTNTTWLIMGLYLLLEIVTIAYTPVMSRLRSLRVGTIIGGTGLVISLILTLVVLNSSGWAALLLVPYLLWSPIGTYTTWQMAHLNPQDA; translated from the coding sequence ATGATTAAATCTTGGATGGTGATTGGCGGTGTGGCTATTTTAGTAGCCTTGGCTGCTAATTTAATTGCACCAAGCGATCGCAAGTGGTTCAACCGCCTGCAAAGACCCAGATGGTTAACATTTGAAGCAGCAATCCCAGTGATCTGGACTGTAATTTTTATCTGTGGTGCTTGGTCTGCTTATATTGTGTGGGAGAAAAACCCAGGAACCAATACAACATGGTTGATCATGGGTTTATACTTGCTATTAGAAATTGTGACTATTGCATATACACCTGTGATGTCCAGGCTCCGTAGTCTTCGGGTGGGTACAATTATCGGAGGTACAGGTTTAGTTATTAGCCTAATTTTAACCCTGGTTGTCTTAAATAGTTCTGGTTGGGCAGCATTATTACTAGTTCCTTATTTGCTGTGGAGTCCCATCGGCACTTACACAACTTGGCAAATGGCTCATCTCAATCCTCAAGATGCTTAA
- a CDS encoding TspO/MBR family protein: protein MIPSWLVIGAVTFLVAVGSFFITPRDVKWFAQLSRPRWLVFEQFIPLIWTVIFICGAASAYIVWEHNPGGTITWLLMVLYLLVEIITVTYIPLMLRFRSLKTGEIIGLSGFIAAVVLAIAVLPISGLASVLLIPYLLWSPIGTYTTDELRQLNPEDA from the coding sequence ATGATTCCCTCTTGGTTAGTGATTGGGGCTGTAACTTTCTTAGTCGCAGTTGGAAGTTTCTTCATTACACCCCGTGATGTTAAATGGTTTGCCCAATTAAGTCGCCCCCGATGGCTAGTTTTTGAGCAATTTATCCCCTTGATTTGGACTGTAATTTTTATTTGCGGTGCGGCTTCCGCCTACATCGTTTGGGAACACAACCCAGGCGGTACGATCACCTGGCTACTAATGGTTTTATACCTTTTAGTAGAAATAATCACCGTAACTTATATACCTTTAATGTTGAGATTTCGCAGTCTCAAAACAGGAGAAATTATTGGCTTAAGCGGTTTCATCGCAGCTGTTGTGTTAGCGATCGCTGTACTACCTATTTCTGGGCTAGCATCTGTATTATTGATTCCCTATCTACTATGGAGTCCCATCGGTACATATACCACCGACGAACTAAGGCAACTCAATCCTGAAGACGCTTAA
- a CDS encoding M15 family metallopeptidase: MRPYHQILIVECGEPLVEIPLELFSWESPHPYARLGAAYGEYSPYFLRQSVVNCLIKAQSYLESLRPRWRIQIFDAYRPVAVQQFMVDYSFAMAVEERGLIEAELTPQQRQEIWQAVYEIWAVPSLDEKTPPPHSTGAAVDVTLVDDGGQVVNMGSPIDELSERSHPDYYANSKEPAAPEYHAHRQLLCDVMLKASFQRNPKEWWHFCYGDQMWAWLSNQPTAIYGRVP, translated from the coding sequence ATCAGACCTTATCATCAAATACTTATTGTGGAATGTGGTGAACCGCTAGTAGAGATTCCTTTAGAATTATTTTCCTGGGAGTCTCCCCATCCTTATGCAAGATTAGGGGCTGCTTACGGAGAATATTCACCTTATTTTTTGCGTCAGAGTGTTGTTAACTGTTTAATAAAAGCTCAAAGTTATTTAGAGTCGCTGCGTCCTCGCTGGCGCATCCAAATTTTTGATGCCTATCGTCCAGTAGCTGTGCAGCAGTTTATGGTAGATTACAGCTTCGCTATGGCAGTTGAGGAACGAGGGTTAATTGAGGCTGAATTAACGCCGCAGCAACGCCAAGAAATTTGGCAAGCGGTTTATGAAATTTGGGCTGTACCGAGTTTGGATGAAAAAACTCCTCCACCCCACAGTACCGGTGCAGCAGTAGACGTGACTTTAGTAGATGATGGCGGACAGGTTGTAAACATGGGTTCGCCGATTGATGAATTGTCAGAGCGATCGCATCCCGATTACTATGCCAATAGTAAAGAACCAGCAGCGCCGGAGTATCACGCTCATCGTCAATTGTTGTGTGATGTCATGTTAAAAGCTAGTTTCCAACGTAATCCGAAGGAGTGGTGGCATTTTTGCTACGGTGATCAAATGTGGGCTTGGTTGAGTAATCAGCCTACCGCCATTTATGGACGTGTGCCATAG